One genomic region from Myripristis murdjan chromosome 7, fMyrMur1.1, whole genome shotgun sequence encodes:
- the atf7a gene encoding cyclic AMP-dependent transcription factor ATF-7a isoform X2, with the protein MGDDRPFVCNAPGCGQRFTNEDHLAVHKHKHEMTLKFGPARTDSVIIADQTPTPTRFLKNCEEVGLFNELASSFEQEFRKEQEDDDKRAKNPLPAPNSVALDMSLQTVSDVKVKEEVPVEVDSSSPGSPDSISSMSDNNRESRVKAKDTPPRSSAPTPTIVRPGSLPLHLGFDALQPTMPSPTSVITQAPPSNRTLGSPTSHYPMMMLPNGQAVPVLPGPVQMPSVINLARPMCMVPNIPGIPGPPLGGSSSGSNSPSGYSIHSEAKMRLKAALSQQSPSGQSMGGMAMGSSPMVPQRAEQSQQLVQHPDAPSPAQPQVSPAQPTGGRRRRTAEDDPDERRQRFLERNRAAASRCRQKRKLWVSSLEKKAEELSTMNVSLSNEVSLLRNEVAHLKQLLLAHKDCPVTTLQKKTAYLAAEESMKDTSEPTGSPAPVIQHSSLASSPSAGHNGLSSRAAAEAMAMSVLAGMGQQQQRAESGPSHVIMAAQSQSAAR; encoded by the exons ATGGGGGACGACCGACCTTTTGTGTGTAATGCTCCTGGCTGTGGACAG AGGTTTACCAATGAGGACCACTTGgctgtgcacaaacacaagcatgaGATGACACTGAAATTTGGACCAGCCAGGACCGACTCTGTCATTATTGCAG ACCAGACACCTACTCCCACCCGCTTCTTAAAGAACTGTGAGGAGGTTGGTCTCTTCAATGAGCTGGCCAGCTCCTTCGAACAGGAGTTCCGCAAAGAGCAAGAGGATGATGACAAGAGAGCCAAAAACCCT CTTCCGGCTCCCAACTCCGTGGCTCTGGACATGAGCCTTCAGACGGTATCAGATGtgaaggtgaaggaggaggtgcCTGTAGAGGTGGATTCCTCATCACCAGGCAGCCCTGACTCCATTTCTAGCATGTCAGACAACAACAGAGAGTCCCGGGTGAAAGCGAAG GACACACCACCCAGGAGTTCAGCCCCTACTCCCACCATTGTGCGTCCAGGTTCCCTCCCACTCCACCTAGGTTTTGATGCCCTTCAGCCCACCATGCCTTCACCAACTTCTGTCATCACACAGGCGCCACCCTCCAATCGCACTCTTGG CTCACCAACCAGTCACTACCCAATGATGATGCTTCCCAATGGCCAGGCAGTGCCTGTGCTACCTGGTCCTGTACAGATGCCCTCTGTTATAAAT CTTGCCCGGCCCATGTGCATGGTACCTAACATTCCTGGGATCCCTGGTCCTCCTCTGGGAGGTAGCAGCAGTGGCTCCAACTCCCCCTCCGGCTACAGCATCCACTCAGAGGCCAAGATG CGTCTGAAGGCTGCACTGTCCCAGCAGAGCCCATCAGGACAGAGCATGGGGGGCATGGCCATGGGCAGCAGTCCCATGGTGCCTCAGAGGGCGGAGCAGAGCCAGCAGCTCGTCCAACATCCAGATGCTCCATCACCTGCACAGCCTCAG GTATCCCCAGCTCAGCCTACAGGTGGGCGTCGGCGGCGAACAGCAGAGGATGACCCAGACGAACGGAGGCAGCGCTTTCTGGAGAGGAACCGGGCTGCAGCCTCGCGCTGCAGACAGAAACGCAAACTGTGGGTCAGCTCCCTGGAGAAGAAGGCTGAGGAGCTCAGCACCATGAACGTCTCACTTTCG AATGAGGTTTCTCTTTTGCGGAACGAGGTGGCTCATTTGAAGCAGCTGCTCCTGGCCCACAAGGACTGTCCTGTGACCACCCTGCAGAAGAAGACTGCCTACCTAG cagcagaggagagcatGAAGGACACCTCAGAGCCCACAGGCTCCCCTGCCCCAGTGATTCAGCACAGCTCCCTAGCTTCCAGCCCATCGGCAGGGCACAATGGCCTGAGCTCACGGGCGGCAGCCGAAGCCATGGCTATGTCTGTGCTGGCAGGAATGGGCCAGCAGCAACAGAGGGCTGAGAGTGGACCCTCCCATGTTATTATGGCTGCACAGTCCCAATCTGCTGCCAGATGA
- the atf7a gene encoding cyclic AMP-dependent transcription factor ATF-7a isoform X1, with translation MGDDRPFVCNAPGCGQRFTNEDHLAVHKHKHEMTLKFGPARTDSVIIADQTPTPTRFLKNCEEVGLFNELASSFEQEFRKEQEDDDKRAKNPLPAPNSVALDMSLQTVSDVKVKEEVPVEVDSSSPGSPDSISSMSDNNRESRVKAKDTPPRSSAPTPTIVRPGSLPLHLGFDALQPTMPSPTSVITQAPPSNRTLGSPTSHYPMMMLPNGQAVPVLPGPVQMPSVINLARPMCMVPNIPGIPGPPLGGSSSGSNSPSGYSIHSEAKMRLKAALSQQSPSGQSMGGMAMGSSPMVPQRAEQSQQLVQHPDAPSPAQPQVSPAQPTGGRRRRTAEDDPDERRQRFLERNRAAASRCRQKRKLWVSSLEKKAEELSTMNVSLSNEVSLLRNEVAHLKQLLLAHKDCPVTTLQKKTAYLAEESMKDTSEPTGSPAPVIQHSSLASSPSAGHNGLSSRAAAEAMAMSVLAGMGQQQQRAESGPSHVIMAAQSQSAAR, from the exons ATGGGGGACGACCGACCTTTTGTGTGTAATGCTCCTGGCTGTGGACAG AGGTTTACCAATGAGGACCACTTGgctgtgcacaaacacaagcatgaGATGACACTGAAATTTGGACCAGCCAGGACCGACTCTGTCATTATTGCAG ACCAGACACCTACTCCCACCCGCTTCTTAAAGAACTGTGAGGAGGTTGGTCTCTTCAATGAGCTGGCCAGCTCCTTCGAACAGGAGTTCCGCAAAGAGCAAGAGGATGATGACAAGAGAGCCAAAAACCCT CTTCCGGCTCCCAACTCCGTGGCTCTGGACATGAGCCTTCAGACGGTATCAGATGtgaaggtgaaggaggaggtgcCTGTAGAGGTGGATTCCTCATCACCAGGCAGCCCTGACTCCATTTCTAGCATGTCAGACAACAACAGAGAGTCCCGGGTGAAAGCGAAG GACACACCACCCAGGAGTTCAGCCCCTACTCCCACCATTGTGCGTCCAGGTTCCCTCCCACTCCACCTAGGTTTTGATGCCCTTCAGCCCACCATGCCTTCACCAACTTCTGTCATCACACAGGCGCCACCCTCCAATCGCACTCTTGG CTCACCAACCAGTCACTACCCAATGATGATGCTTCCCAATGGCCAGGCAGTGCCTGTGCTACCTGGTCCTGTACAGATGCCCTCTGTTATAAAT CTTGCCCGGCCCATGTGCATGGTACCTAACATTCCTGGGATCCCTGGTCCTCCTCTGGGAGGTAGCAGCAGTGGCTCCAACTCCCCCTCCGGCTACAGCATCCACTCAGAGGCCAAGATG CGTCTGAAGGCTGCACTGTCCCAGCAGAGCCCATCAGGACAGAGCATGGGGGGCATGGCCATGGGCAGCAGTCCCATGGTGCCTCAGAGGGCGGAGCAGAGCCAGCAGCTCGTCCAACATCCAGATGCTCCATCACCTGCACAGCCTCAG GTATCCCCAGCTCAGCCTACAGGTGGGCGTCGGCGGCGAACAGCAGAGGATGACCCAGACGAACGGAGGCAGCGCTTTCTGGAGAGGAACCGGGCTGCAGCCTCGCGCTGCAGACAGAAACGCAAACTGTGGGTCAGCTCCCTGGAGAAGAAGGCTGAGGAGCTCAGCACCATGAACGTCTCACTTTCG AATGAGGTTTCTCTTTTGCGGAACGAGGTGGCTCATTTGAAGCAGCTGCTCCTGGCCCACAAGGACTGTCCTGTGACCACCCTGCAGAAGAAGACTGCCTACCTAG cagaggagagcatGAAGGACACCTCAGAGCCCACAGGCTCCCCTGCCCCAGTGATTCAGCACAGCTCCCTAGCTTCCAGCCCATCGGCAGGGCACAATGGCCTGAGCTCACGGGCGGCAGCCGAAGCCATGGCTATGTCTGTGCTGGCAGGAATGGGCCAGCAGCAACAGAGGGCTGAGAGTGGACCCTCCCATGTTATTATGGCTGCACAGTCCCAATCTGCTGCCAGATGA
- the asb8 gene encoding ankyrin repeat and SOCS box protein 8, producing MSSTMWYIMQSIQSKYSLSERLIRTIAAIRSFPHDNVEDLIRKGADVNRMHGTLKPLHCACMVADADCVELLLEKGAEVNALDGYNRTALHYAAEKDESCVELLLEYGAQPNALDGNKDTPLHWAAFKDNPECVRALLESGACPNARDYNNDTPLSWAAMKGNLESVKVLLDYGAQVHVTNLKGQTPISRLVALLARGLGTEQEDECLDLLCRAAGRFEIRRADGTLPRELSKDPQLLARLTSMVAQAPTLRSLARCAVRQSLGVQFLPTAVKELPLPESIKDYLLLRDRD from the exons ATGAGCTCTACTATGTGGTACATCATGCAAAGCATTCAGAGTAAATACTCTTTGTCTGAGCGGCTCATCCGCACCATCGCAGCCATCCGCTCCTTCCCACACGACAACGTGGAGGATCTGATTCGTAAG GGAGCTGATGTGAACCGGATGCATGGCACCCTGAAGCCCCTGCACTGCGCCTGTATGGTAGCTGATGCAGACTGCGTGGAGCTGCTGTTGGAGAAGGGCGCAGAG GTGAATGCTTTGGATGGCTACAACCGCACAGCACTGCACTATGCAGCAGAGAAGGACGAGAGctgtgtggagctgctgctggagtacGGGGCCCAGCCAAACGCCCTGGATGGTAACAAGGACACTCCGCTGCACTGGGCTGCCTTCAAAGATAACCCAGAGTGTGTGAGGGCCCTTCTGGAAAGCGGAGCCTGTCCCAATGCCCGGGACTACAACAACGACACCCCTTTGAGCTGGGCGGCGATGAAGGGCAACCTGGAGAGTGTCAAAGTGCTACTAGACTACGGGGCCCAAGTCCATGTGACCAACCTGAAGGGCCAGACTCCGATCTCTCGACTTGTGGCCCTGTTGGCCCGCGGCTTGGGCACCGAGCAGGAGGACGAGTGCCTGGACCTGCTGTGCCGGGCAGCCGGGCGGTTTGAGATCCGGCGGGCTGACGGCACCCTTCCCAGGGAGCTGAGTAAGGATCCCCAACTACTGGCGAGGCTGACCAGCATGGTGGCTCAGGCGCCCACGCTTCGATCTCTGGCGCGCTGTGCTGTCCGGCAGAGTCTGGGCGTGCAGTTCCTCCCCACTGCAGTAAAAGAGCTCCCTTTACCAGAGTCTATCAAAGACTATTTACTTTTGAGAGACAGGGATTAG